Proteins encoded within one genomic window of Haloplanus vescus:
- a CDS encoding AAA family ATPase: MTDAGSPKSESDALSTTAAASLADRIVENVETVIVGHGDAIEHILVAMLARGHLLLEDVPGVGKTVLARAVATSVDCSFKRVQFTPDLLPADVTGVNVFNQQTREFDFQPGPLFANVVLGDEINRAPPKTQAALLEAMAEGQVTVDGETRTLPQPFTVIATQNDVEPGRTYELPMAEVDRFMKKLRLGYPSEDEETVLLGRVAGEHPLDSLDAVAMLDDLRRARETVAGVTLSEAVRRYVSRLAAHTREHATLGVSPRGAIALVRAAQARAVLDGRDYVVPDDVQTEAPSVWSHRIDADRDGAAVVDDALETVPVE, encoded by the coding sequence ATGACGGACGCAGGTTCCCCGAAATCCGAGTCGGACGCGCTGTCGACGACGGCCGCCGCATCGCTCGCCGACCGCATCGTCGAGAACGTCGAGACGGTCATTGTCGGCCACGGCGACGCCATCGAACACATCCTCGTGGCGATGCTCGCCCGCGGCCACCTCCTCCTCGAAGACGTGCCCGGCGTCGGCAAGACGGTCCTCGCGCGCGCCGTCGCCACCTCCGTCGACTGCTCGTTCAAGCGCGTCCAGTTCACGCCCGACCTCCTCCCCGCCGACGTGACGGGCGTCAACGTGTTCAACCAGCAGACCCGCGAGTTCGACTTCCAGCCCGGTCCCCTGTTCGCGAACGTCGTCCTCGGCGACGAAATCAACCGCGCGCCGCCGAAGACCCAAGCCGCCCTCTTGGAGGCGATGGCCGAAGGGCAGGTGACCGTCGACGGCGAGACGCGCACCCTTCCCCAGCCGTTCACCGTCATCGCGACGCAGAACGACGTCGAACCCGGCCGCACCTACGAACTGCCGATGGCCGAAGTCGACCGCTTCATGAAGAAACTCCGCCTCGGCTACCCGAGCGAGGACGAGGAGACGGTCCTTCTCGGCCGCGTCGCCGGCGAGCACCCCCTCGATTCGCTCGACGCCGTGGCGATGCTCGACGACCTGCGCCGCGCCCGCGAAACCGTCGCTGGCGTCACGCTGAGCGAGGCGGTCCGGCGGTACGTCTCGCGGCTGGCGGCCCACACCCGCGAGCACGCCACCCTCGGCGTCAGCCCGCGGGGCGCCATCGCCCTCGTCCGCGCCGCGCAGGCGCGGGCGGTCCTCGACGGCCGCGACTACGTCGTCCCCGACGACGTACAGACCGAGGCGCCGAGCGTCTGGAGCCACCGCATCGACGCCGACCGCGACGGGGCCGCCGTCGTCGACGACGCCCTCGAAACCGTCCCGGTCGAGTGA
- a CDS encoding DUF58 domain-containing protein, which produces MFGLRPTRRGLAVLALTGVAVAMSVGFGPRSLDAVILPAAVALVAAGVQLAVLDPPAVERTVPPPGDPGTTGTVSLALTTDTPATATVRDRLPAGLDGDARATVVTGGDPFTYEVTYRERGAHALGPVVVHARDVLGLVRRTFTVDSENTILVYPRVCTLSPAVRERLRALAAPAGHAGRGTFNHLREYTRSDSLRDVHWKSSAKRDDLVVREFADEDDASTVTVTANAAPGHADRMAEAAAAVCVALLDEGVTVALTTPDGHVTVAPGDAADALAHLARVGDGQVEDHDADVTVDAAAETTVRVAGATLRFDPGERRSLADHAPEVVA; this is translated from the coding sequence ATGTTCGGCCTCCGCCCGACCCGCCGCGGTCTCGCGGTCCTCGCGCTGACGGGCGTCGCCGTCGCGATGAGCGTCGGGTTCGGCCCGCGGTCGCTCGACGCCGTGATTCTCCCCGCCGCCGTCGCCCTCGTCGCCGCGGGCGTCCAACTCGCCGTCCTCGACCCGCCCGCCGTTGAGCGCACCGTCCCCCCGCCGGGCGACCCGGGCACGACCGGCACCGTCTCCCTCGCGCTCACGACCGACACGCCCGCCACCGCGACCGTTCGCGACCGACTGCCCGCGGGCCTCGACGGCGACGCGCGCGCGACGGTCGTCACCGGCGGCGACCCGTTCACCTACGAGGTGACCTACCGCGAGCGCGGCGCCCACGCGCTCGGCCCCGTCGTCGTCCACGCGCGGGACGTACTCGGCCTCGTGCGCCGGACGTTCACCGTCGATTCCGAGAACACTATCCTCGTTTACCCGCGCGTCTGCACGCTCTCGCCGGCCGTTCGCGAGCGATTGCGGGCGCTCGCGGCCCCCGCTGGCCACGCCGGGCGCGGGACGTTCAACCACCTCCGGGAGTACACCCGGAGCGACTCGCTCCGCGACGTTCACTGGAAGTCGAGCGCCAAGCGCGACGACCTCGTGGTGCGGGAGTTCGCCGACGAGGACGACGCCTCGACGGTGACGGTGACGGCGAACGCCGCGCCCGGTCACGCCGACCGGATGGCGGAGGCGGCGGCTGCCGTCTGTGTGGCCCTCCTCGACGAGGGCGTGACCGTCGCGCTCACGACGCCCGACGGCCACGTGACGGTGGCTCCCGGCGACGCCGCGGACGCCCTCGCACATCTCGCCCGCGTCGGCGACGGACAGGTCGAGGACCACGACGCCGACGTGACTGTCGATGCCGCCGCCGAGACGACGGTTCGCGTCGCGGGCGCGACGCTGCGGTTCGACCCTGGAGAGCGTCGGTCGCTCGCCGACCACGCGCCGGAGGTGGTCGCGTGA